From the Glutamicibacter halophytocola genome, the window CCCCATGCGGTAGAAGGCGCCACAAATATGCCGCGCGTTCACGGCTCCTGCCCACGGCAAATCCCCGGTTTGCTTTTGGTAGTTCAGGCTCTGGTTCATTCCCCCATTGCAACATATTGATTCACTGTTGTAGAGTTCTAGTCATTGGCAAATGCCAACCAGTCTATTGAAGGAGGGGTAACGATGATTGCCTACCGCCGTTCCCGGTCATTTTTCCCTTTTTCTAAGGACTTTTCCCAATGCATTTTCCTGCTGGAGACCCATCCACCAGCTCGCGGCTGATTACTCCCGAATCCGCAGATCCTGACACGCAACTCAAATTCCACAGGCACAAGCCCGCCTGGAAAGAGTCGGCCATTGACGAGCCGCCTGCCGGCCAGCGCTATTCCACGTGGCCCTTTGTCGAGAAGGGCTTTCGCGGTCCGCAGCCGTATCCCCTGTGGCTGATCGAGGATGCCGGTGCCATGGACACCGAACTGGGCATTCTCAAAACGGGCAAGGAAGGCGATGTCTTCCTGCTCGAACGCGCTATCGGCGGGCGCACAAGCCTGCTGGCCGCAAAACGCTACCGTTCGCGGGATCGCCTGCAATTCAGCCGGTCGCAGGCCTACAGCGATGGCCGATCAGCCCGTCGTTCCCGTGACAATCGAGCCATCCGCAACAACTCCGCGTACGGCCGCGACATTGCCGCCTTGCAGTGGGCCAACGCAGAATGGACCTACCTGCTGCGCTGCTATGAGGCGGGCATTCCCGTCCCGTATCCAGTCCAGATTGACGGCACTGAAATCCTGATGGAATTCATTGCGGACCCGGATAATCCTTTGGCAGCCGCACCTCGCCTCCAGCAACTCACGCGCTTTGACCCGCGCCTGCCCTCGCTGTGGGAGCAGCTCAGCGAGGCCCTGGAAAAATTCGCTGGCCTGGGAGTGGCCCACGGCGACTTGTCGGCCTACAACCTCCTGGTTTCCGGCGAGCGCCTGGTGGTCATCGATGTTCCGCAGTGCGTGGATCTGGCCGGCAACCCGCAGGGAATGGACTTCTTGCATCGCGACTGCGTCAATCTTTGCGAGTGGTTCTCTTCCAAGGGACTGCCCCGCGATCCCGATGAGCTTTTTGCCTCGCTGCTGGGCCACCTGTTCTAGCAGCCCTGAAACGCCGCAGTCCCCGACGGTTGCGTGACCGGCGGGGACTGCGGCGTTCAGCGGCTCGGCTTGGCGACGCCTACCAGGAATAGAATCCCTGGCCGCTCTTTCGACCCAGCTTGCCCTGGGCCACCATGTCCTTGAGGATCTGCGGTGGCGCAAAGCGCTCGCCCAGCGTTTCGTGCAGGTATTCAGCAATTCCCAGGCGCACATCCAGTCCGACAATGTCCGTGGTCTTCAACGGGCCAGTCGGATGCTTGTAGCCCAGCACCATGGCGTTATCGATGTCCTCGGCGCTCGCCACGCCTTCTTCAACCATGCGCATGGCCTCCAACGCGATGGCCACGCCCAGGCGCGATGAAGCAAAACCTGGAGCGTCATTGACGACGACGGGGGTCTTGCCCAGGGCTTGCACCCAACCGCGGGATGCCTCGACCAGATCCTTGCCGGTTTCCTGCCCAATCACCACTTCGATCAGCGTTGAGGCCGGAACGGGGTTGAAGAAATGCAGCCCGAGGAACTTGGCTGGTCGTGCCAGCTCCTTGGCCAGCCCGCTCACCGACAACGAGGAGGTGTTGGAGGCCAGCACAGCCTCCGCGTCCAGCACCCGCTCCACCGCTTGCAATGAAGATACCTTCAGCTCCCAGATTTCCGGCACCGCCTCGATCACCAATTGCGCCGTGGCGAACTGCTGGTAGTCGGTGCTGACCGAGAAGCGCTGCAGGATTTCGCCCCTGGCTTCGCTCGCCAACCCGCGGGCGATGGAGCGATCCACTGATTCTGCGACCCGCTCAAAGGCTGCCTGCGCCGAAGCCTCATCGCGCTCAACCACGACCACGGTGCTGCCGCCCATGAGCAGGGCGTGGGCAATGCCAGCGCCCATGCGCCCGCCGCCAAGCACTCCGCAGCGCTGCGGCAGGTGGCCGGTGGCGCTATTGCTAGTTGCACTCATAGTTAGTTCTTCTTTCGATCAAGGAAGGCTTGCATGCGATCAAACTTGGCTTGGGATTCAAAGAGCATTCCCTGAGCCAGGGTGTCAATGACCGGGTGCACTTCGCGCGGGGCATGGAACACGGATTTGGTGATGCGCACGGCCAGCGGGTCTTGGGCCGCAATGCGATCGGCCAGCGCGTTGGCCGCGGGCTCAAGTTCCGTGGCCGGATGCAGTTCGGTCACCAGCCCAGCGGCCAGGCATTGCTCGCCGGTGAGCACCTTGCCGGCCATCAGGATTTCCTTGGCCAGCGGCTCGCCGACCAGTTCCTTGAGCCTCCAGGTTGCGCCGGCGGCAGCCATGATGCCCAGATTGGTTTCGGGGTTCCCCATGCGCAGCTCGGGGGTGCCGATGCGGAAGTCAGCTGCGTAGGCCAGCTCGGCGCCACCGCCCAGGGCAAATCCGTCCAGGGCTGCGATCACGGGCATGGGCAGCTTGGAGATGCGATCGAAAATCCCGGAGTTGATCCCGGCGAGCGCGTCATCGCGCCGGCGTTCGCGCAATTGCGAGATATCGGCTCCCGAGGCGAAAATCCCCTTGCTGCCCTTGGGATGCTCTTGGCTCGGCGCCTGGCTGGCGGTTCCGGCCAGGATCAGGATCTTCGGGTTCCTCTCCAGATAGGCGCATACGGCATGCAGCTCGTCCACCATTTTCTGATCGATGGCATTGCGCACTTCGGGGCGGTTCAGGCGCACCCAGAGCCGGTCGTCGCTCTCCACCACCTGCAGGGTGTCAAAGTGTTCAGCGGTGCTATCCATGATTACGCGCCTTCCAGGAGAATTGCCGAGCCTTGGCCAACGCCGACGCACATGGTGGCCACCCCGAGCTTGCGCCCAGCTGTTGCCAGCTCGCGCTCCATGCGGCCCAGCAGCGTGATCACGATGCGCGAACCGCTTGATCCCAGCGGATGGCCCAGCGCGATGGCTCCACCATCGCGGTTGACGATCTGCGGGTCTACCCCGAGTTCGCGCATGCTGGCCAAGGACTGGCTGGCGAAGGCCTCGTTGATTTCCATGGCTCCGATCTCGCCGATCGAAAGTCCGGCACGGTCGAGCACCTTGCGGGTGGCTGGCACCGGCCCCATGCCCATGATCTCCGGTTCCAGTCCTGCGGATTGGCCATCGATGATGCGGGCCCGCGCAGTCAGCGCGTACTTCTCCAGGGCCCGTTCGGAAACCACCAAAATGGCAGAGGCGCCATCGTTGAGCGACGAGGCGTTTCCGGCGGTGACAACGTGGCCGCCTGCAACCACCGGGCGCAATCCGGAGAGAACGTCCATGCTGGTTCCCGGGCGCGGGCCCTCATCGGTATCCACGATGGTTTCGCCCTTGCGATGCTTGACCGCCACGGGCACAATTTCGTCGCGGAAGCGCCCCTCTTCGATGGCTGCCATGGCTTTGGCATGGGAGTCGACGGCAAATTGGTCGCAATCCTCGCGGGAGATGCCGTAGACGCGGGCTACTTCTTCTGCGGTCTCCGGCATGGAGAAGGTCGTTTTGCCATCCCGGGATAGCTCGCCGGAGAGGAATTGCGGGTTGGTGAAGCGCCATCCGATGGAGGTGTCGAAGATGGCTCCGGGCTTGGCAAATGGCTTATCCGGCTTTTCCATCACCCATGGGGCTCGGGACATGGACTCGACGCCGCCGGCAATGACAACATCTGCGGCGCCGGCTTTGACCATGTGGCTGGCCATGGTGATGGCGCTCATGCCCGAAGCGCACAAGCGGTTAACGGTAATACCGGGCACGCTCACTGGCAGCCCCGCCAGCAGTGCCGCCATGCGGGCCACATTGCGATTTTCTTCACCAGCGCCGTTGGCGTTTCCGAGGATCACTTCATCAACCGCGGCCGGGTCGATCCCAGAGTCATGGATGAGGCTGCGAATCGCCAGGGCAGCCAGATCATCGGGGCGCACAGCGCTGAGCGCTCCCCCATAACGGCCCACCGGGGTACGTGCCCCGCCGACGAGAAATGCTTCAGTCATTTGTACTCCTTGCGCCAAAACTGTTCAGTGATCCTCAACACCTAAACTTACCGACCATTCGTTCAATAATAAAGTCATCGGCCCCAGCAATTTCCAGATTCTTAGAGATCGGAAGGAAACCGACTAGCATTCATAGGGTGAGTAGCCAGAATAAATCCGCATTGCCCCAGAAGGTTTCCGACGTATTCGATCCCACGCGTTGGCGAGTGATTGAGGGATTCGACTTCACCGACATCACCTACCACCGCCAGGTGGAACGCGATGAACTGGGCAACATCGTGCGCGATCTGCCAACGGTGCGCATCGCCTTTGACCGCCCCGAGGTGCGCAACGCCTTCCGGCCGCACACCGTGGACGAGCTCTACCGCGCCATGGATCACGCACGCATGACCAGCAATGTCGCCACGGTCCTGCTCACCGGCAACGGCCCTTCGCCCAAGGACGGCGGCCATGCGTTCTGCTCCGGCGGAGACCAGCGCATCCGCGGCCGCGACGGCTACCGCTATGCAGAGGGCGAGACCCGCGAATCCATCGACCCCGCCCGCGCCGGACGACTGCACATTCTTGAGGTGCAGCGGTTGATGCGCACCATGCCAAAGGTCGTCCTCTGCGTTGTCAACGGCTGGGCTGCCGGCGGCGGACACTCGCTGCACGTCGTGTCGGACCTGACCATCGCGTCGAAGGAAAACGGCAAGTTCAAGCAGACTGATGCCACCGTTGGTTCCTTCGATGCCGGGTATGGCTCGGCCTTGCTCGCCCGCCAGGTTGGCCAGAAGACCGCACGCGAAATTTTCTTCCTCGCCCGCGAATACTCCGCAGACGACATGGTTCGCATGGGTGCGGTCAACGAATCCGTAGAACATGAGCGCCTGGAAGAAGTGGCCCTGGAATACGCGGCAGACATTGCCAAGCAGTCCCCGCAGGCCATTCGCATGCTCAAGTTCGCTTTCAACCTGGCCGATGATGGCCTGGCCGGCCAGCAGGTCTTCGCCGGCGAAGCCACCCGCATGGCCTACATGACCGATGAAGCAGTGGAAGGACGCGACGCGTTCTTGGGCAAGCGCGACCCTGACTGGTCCGATTACCCCTACTACTTCTAAGCGGCGGCACCTGCAAAAGGACTACTACATGGACGCACTGCATCAGGAACTGCTCACGGCCTTGGCTGGCGCTGCCAATGACAATGGTCCAGCGGTCGAGGTCATCGCCGATGACACCAGCAGCGCTGGCTGGCGCATCGAGTACCTCGGGGCAGAAGATCTGCCAGGATTCGAGCAGCCCATGGCCGTGGTGCGCACTTCTGGATCAACCGGGCGGGCCAAGCGCACGGTACTAAGCGTCGAAGCCCTGGCTTCCAGCGCCCAAGCGACCGCCGAATATCTCGGTTTCGAAGGCCAATGGCTGTTGGCCCTTCCGGTGCACTACGTCGCCGGGCTCAGCGTGCTGACCAGGTCCCTCTTCGCTGGCACCAAACCGGTGATCATGGACTTGGATGGCAGCTTTTCGGCTACGGCGTTCACGCAGGCCGCCGGCCAGATGGTGGAAACCCATCGGCTCACCTCCCTGGTGCCTACCCAGCTGGCGCGATTGCTTGATAATCCGGACCCTGCCACCTTGCAGGCGCTCAAGCGTTTTGATGCCATCTTGCTGGGCGGGGCGCGAGCCAGCAAGGACTTGCTGGTGCGTTCCCGCCACCACGGGCTGAAGATCTTCCAAACCTATGGTTCCTCGGAAACCTCGGGCGGACTGGTCTATAACGGCACAGCCCTTCCAGGAGTTCAGCTGGCCGAGCATGATTCCCGCATCTGGGTTTCTGGCCCGATGCTGGCCGATGGCTATGCCAATGCTCCTGAGGCCACGGCAGAACACTTCGTCGAGCGCGATGGCCGCCGCTGGTACGTTACCGATGATTTGGGCAGCGTCCAGGGGCAACGGCTGAGCATTGTCGGCCGCGTTGACGACGTGATCAACACCGGGGGAATCAAGCTCTCAGCATCAAAAATCGAGGGCCTGCTCGAAGAGTTCTTCACCCAGACGTTGGTTGTTTCGGTGCCGGATTCGCAGTGGGGCCAAAGCGTTGGCCTGGCCTATTCTGGCCCCACCAAGACCGACGAAGCCTTTGACGCGGTACGCCGTACGCTAGGCAAGGAAGCAGTTCCAAAGCATGTGCGCCACTACCCGCAGGGCCTGCCGTTGCTGCCCAACGGCAAGTTCAACCGTCGCTTGATCATTGATGAATTGGCGGTTCGGGACTAGCCCCGATTCGCCATGCCCGCATAATCGCGGGAAACTAGAGGGTACGAGTTTTTCTCTTGCCCTGAAAGGACTGAAAGTGGCCACACTTTCCCAATGGGTTTCCGGTGCACGTCTGCGCACCTTGCCTATCGTCATTGCCCCGGTAGTCATCGGCACTGCGGCTGCACTGGGCGAAACCGGAACCATTCATTGGTTCCGTTTTGTCCTGGCGTTGCTGGTTGGCTTGTTGCTGCAAGTTGGCGTGAACTACTCCAACGACTATTCCGACGGCATCCGAGGCACTGATGATGACCGGGTTGGACCGTTGCGCCTCACCGGTTCCAAGCTCACCGATCCGAAGAATGTGCGCAATGTTGCCTTCGGCTGCTTTGGCCTGGCAGCAATCTGCGGATTGATTCTTGTCGTCGTCTCGTCTTCATGGCCGTTGCTGCTTGTCGGTGTCGCCGCGATCTTTGCCGCGTGGGGCTACACCGGTGGCAAAAATCCCTACGGCTACCGTGGACTGGGAGATGTTTACGTCTTCATCTTCTTCGGCTTGGTCGCGACCTTGGGTACGACCTTCACACAGATCAACGAACTGACCCTGACCTCGTTATGGGGTGCAATTGGCACGGGATTGATTGGCTGCGCGCTTCTCATGGCCAATAACGTCCGTGATATTCCCACCGATAAAGAGGTCGGGAAAATTACTCTTGCGGTACGGCTGGGCGAAAGCAATGCACGGCTGAGCTACGTCCTGATGTTGGCCATAGCGATCTTGTTGCCGCTTTTGTCAACCGGAACGTTCCCGTGGCTGTGGCTGGTGCTGATCACCTTCATTCCGGCGATTGCACCTTCCATGCTCATGCTGCGCGAACACGAGCTTCCCAAACTGGTTCAGGTCCTGAAGCAGACGGGCATGCTGAACATGGTGTATGCCGTGTTGTTTGCCCTGGCGATCATTCTTGGCGTTTGGTTCTAAGCAACACAGAAGGCCATAGATCATAGAAAAAGCCTTGGCTTGTCAGTCCATTGAATTGGCACTGGCAAGCCAAGGCTTTTTCGTTGCAGGCAGTAGCACTCGGTGATTTTACTCGGCAGGTGGCTGCGTCTTGCGCCGGGACTCATCGAATTCGTCCTCGATGGCTTCTTCCGCCAGCTGCTTGCTGGTCTTGTTCGCAGAGGTCTTATTAAAAGCATTGCGCACATCTTCGTTGGCTTTGAGCCGAAGATTGTTGAAGAAAAGATAGGCAATGGCAAAGGCGAAAATCAGGCCAATAATTCCGGCGATGAAGATTGGCCAGCTCAGGCCAAGCCACAAGCCCAGGAACACTGCGCAGAATATGCCCAGACGAAGAACTGTATATTTCAGAAACTGCATAACTTCAAGTCTACCGATGAAGCTGTGAGCCGGATTATCACTAGAATGGAATCATGGTCCGCCTCCTTATATTCGCAGCAGTAGTTTCGGTCGCCTTGATGATTTACACGTTGATTGAATGCAGCCGTGCGCAGAAGCATCTCGTGCGGTCTTTGCCGAAGACAGCTTGGTTCGTGGTGATCATCATCCTTCCACTGGTCGGTGCCATTTTGTGGTTCGTTTTGGGGCGTCCCGTGAACACCGGCAACCAGCCATCGGCACACCAGACGGCACCGGATGACGATGAGGATTTCTTGCGCCAACTCGAAGTCTGGCGACGACAGCAGCAGCGAGAAGAAGAGTCCAAGACCCGTGAGCAAGAGCTCAAATCCCAGGCCAAGGATCCGAAGAGGTCCGATTCGCCATCGAAGCCAGAGGACACAGGCTCAGCAGCTCCCGAGAAGCCCGAGCACAAGCCCGAGGACACCGACAGCGACGCTCCTGATTCCAAGGCCTAGAAGCTGGCTCCAGCCGCTTCCCAGCACAACCAGGCAAAAGCCCCGTGCCGATCCCCCGCTCACCGATCTTGTGAGGGGGAACGCCGGGGCTTTCATGTACCCACGAGCCATGGATGCTTGACGGCCGTGGCACAGCCGCTTTGCGCCTAGTGGCCACGCGCTGCAGGAATTCCGATAGTGCACTAGCGCGCGTCCAAGCCATCCGCTTAAACGCAGGAAGCGATACCCCATCAGGGGTATCGCTTCCTGCTTGTCGAAGTTTTCTAGGCCTTAGACACCAGCGTAGGAGTGCAGACCATTGAAGAAGATATTCACAATAGTGAAGTTGAAGACCACGCACAGGAATCCGACAATGGACAACCATGCCGAACGTGGACCAGTCCAACCACCGGTAGCACGCGCGTGCAGGTAGCCTGCATACACAACCCAGATCACGAAGGACCAAACTTCCTTTGGATCCCACCCCCAGTAGCGTCCCCATGCAGCTTCAGCCCAGATAGCGCCGGCCATCACGGTGAAGGTCCACATCACGAATGCAATGGTGTTGATGCGGTAGGCGAAGTTTTCCAAGGCGCCTGCACCCGGGACAACGCGCATGAATGGCAGCTTGTCGCTCTGGCCGGTTGCCAAGCGGTTCATGCGGGAGTGCTGCAAAAGCTGAAGCACATTCATGGCAAAGCTGATGGCGAAGAGCGAGGAAGCCAAGACGGCGATTGACACGTGAATGACGATCCATGGCGACTGCAGCGCTGGAACCAGGTGGCCAACCGGAGTCGGGAATCCAATGGTAGCTGCGCACAGCATCAGGGTGACCAAGCCAGAGATGAATGAACCCATGAAGCGCAGATCCTTGATGAACAGCACTACCAGGTACACCAGGGCCACAACGAAAGCGCCGGTGGTCAGGAACTCATACATGTTGCCCCACGGCACGCGGTGGGCAGCTAGTGCGCGGGAGACCACGGCGAAGCCGTGCAGAGCAACTGCCAGCCACATCAGCACCACAGCCATGCGGGCCATTGGGCGCTTGGACGAGAACTCGGTGTAGTTCATCTTGTCGGTGACAATATCGTCGCTGATGTTGTCCGCACGCTCGCTCGCGCCGCGGCGCTTACGTCCGGTTCCGGCGACAGCGCCGTTGGCGCCAACCAGCATCTCTGCATCGCGCTTGAGGGCCGCGGAATCCATTTCCGTAATGGACTTGTTGGTCTTCGCCAAGTCGAGGGCGAAGATGATGAAGACCACCCCATAGACCATGGCTGCCAGCAGCATGAACAACTGGCTGTATTCACCGAGCGATTCATTAATTGGTGCTAATGCCCCAGCGTTACCCATTTACTGCTCCTTGGTTTTGCTCCTGGCTTGCCAGTGGCCAAGCCTTGTCAAAGATCTTCTGTAGTTCTGCCGCTTCGCGTTCCAGTCGCGGATCTTCGCCACGAGCCAACAATGCGTATTCGATACTACGCTTGCCATCCTGATGCTTCAGCTTGATCCAGACTCGGCGACGAGGAGTGAACAATGAAACTCCCAAGCCGAGCAGTGCCAAGGCCGCGAAGATGCCGATGGGAAGCTTTCCCGGATCGTAGTTCACGTCCAGTGCAACATAGCGCTTGAGGTCATCAAAGCTGATGCTTCCCTTGCCGTCGGGCAGCTGGTAGGTCTGTCCGGCTTCGAGGATGATGCCGCCGGCGTCAAGCTCGCGGCTATTGAGCGCCTTCATCTTCTCGGTGTCCAGAACAAAAACGTTCTGCGGATTACCGTTATCCAGCCCCAAATTCCCGTAGAAGGAATTCAAGTGCAGCTGCGGGTTGATGGCATTGGGGTCACCTGAAATGCCAAATCCATTTTCATCAACCAATGCGGTAGGAAGCAAGAATCCCTGGAAACCCAGCTGATCCGGGACCGCGTCAGGAACCTTCAGAACGAACATCGAGGTGTAGACCGAGTCCTGCGGGACCGATACTGCCGGGCCCGAGTAGGCGACGTTGCCCTTGCCATCGCGCACAGTGATCACCGGGGCGTAGCCGTTGCCAACCAGATAGACGTCGGCGCCATTGATGCGCAGTGGGTGGTTCACCTTCAGATCCTGCTTGACCGGATCCGACTGGGCATCCTTGCGCACCTGGACGTGTGCGGTGAAGTCCAGCGGCTGCCCGAAGTGCGACTCGGATTCACGGTCAAAAATAATGTCGAACTTGTCGAGCTTGACAGAATATCCAGGCAGTTTATCCGCGTTGAAAGTCGTGCCCGGAGTGAAGGAATCATAGGCGACCAGCGAGTTGACGAAGGTCTCCCCCTCGACCAGCACACGCTGTCCGGTGTAGCCGAAGGCCCCGCCAATTGCCGCAGATACAAGGACTCCGATCAAGGAGATGTGGAAGAGCAGGTTGCCAATTTCGCGAGTGTATCCGCGTTCTGCCGAGACCGAGCGGACGCCGGCATCATTACGCCGTTCCACGCGGTAACCGCGTTTCTTCAGAATCTTGAACGAGTCATCAATGACCTGATCCTCATCTGGGGTGTCCGCTTCGCCTTCCAGAATTTCATGCGACGCATACTGCGGCAGGCGATCTAGCCGGGCCGGGGTGCGCGGTGGAGGCGTGCGCAATGCCTGGGCATGCTTCTTCACACGCGGAACGATGCAGCCAACCAGGGAAACAAACAACAGGATGTAGATGGCAGAGAACCAGACGGAGGAATACACCTCGAACATCTGGAAGCGGTCAAGCCATGGACCGGCAACTGGATGCTGGTCCAGATACTGCACAACCGTCTCTGGATTTGAAGCGCGCTGCGGGAAAATCGAGCCTGGCACTGCGGCGACGGCCAGCAGCAACAGCAAGAAAAGTGCCGTCGACATGGACGTCAGCTGAGTCCAGATCCAGCGCATGAACCCTACAAATCCCAGCGCCGGAGCGTCCTGGGACCCTTTGAGTTTCCGTTGTTGTTTCGCCATTAAATTGGCAACCTCACTTCATTGGCAAACCAGTTTTGCAGTTCTGAAACCCATGTTCCCCACAGCCCGGTCACCATGACCAGGCCCAGGGCAATGAGCAGAGCGCCGCCAAAACGCATAATGAAAACCTGATGCTTCCGGAAAAACGCCAAGGCCTGCATTCCGCGCTGCAGTCCCAGCGCAATCAGGATGAAGGGCAAGCCCAGCCCGAGGCAATAAAACACAGTGAGCAAAGTTCCCCGGGCGACGTTGGCATCGGAACCGGTGGACATGATCAACACGGCGCTCAGGGTTGGCCCGATGCACGGCGCCCAACCCAGGCCAAAGGTCAGGCCAAGGACAGGGGCGCCCCATAAACCGGCAGGTGGCTTCTTGTGGATCTTTCGATCACGCTGCATCCAGGAAAATCCGCCCATGAAGACGATGCCCATGAAAACAACGACAATTCCCAAAGCCTGGGTGACCCATGAACCGTTGAACTTCAGCCACGCGGTTGCCTGGCTGAAGAGAACCCCGGCGGCTATGAAGACAATGGAGAACCCCAGGACAAAGAGCAAGATGCCCAGAATCACTCGTCCACGGCGATGATCTTTCAGATCTGCGCCGGTCAAGCCGGTGACGTACCCAAGGTAACCGGGAACCAACGGCAGAACACAGGGAGAGAGGAAGGAAACCAATCCCGCCAACATGGCCACGGGTGCGGCAAGCAGTAAAGACCCGTCCAAGACGATGTCAGCAAATGGGTTTGAGGTCACCGCCTGGATCACAGCTCTTCGGTCAAGGCGGTGTCGATCAGCGACTTCAAGGTGCTCGGGTCGACGGCGCCGATAACTCGGGCGCGGACACGTCCCTTGCGATCGAGCACCAGAGTCGAAGGCACGGCCTGAAGCGGCACATACTTGGTCATCGCCAGCTGCACGTCGCCATTGGTGTCCTGAATGGATTCGTACGGCAGGTCAAAGGTACGCTCGAACGCCTTCGCGGCTTCTGCTTCGTCGCGAACGTTAACACCAATGAATTCGACCTTGTCGCCAAAGTTATCGGCGAGCTTTTTCAGGTCCGGTGCCTCGATGCGGCATGGTGCGCAGGCGGCGTACCAGAAGTTCATCACCACTGGCTTGCCCTGCCACTGGCTGAAATCAACGGCGGTCCCGTGGTAGGTCTCTGACTTGATTTCCACGGGTTCGCTGCGTTGGGAAACTTCGTATTCCTGTACGGCTCCGTCGCCGGCGATGTAGTTTTTCCCGTCACCGCTATTGGCTTGGGCGGTCAAGGAATCCTCCTTGCCGCTGCAAGCCGCCAAGGGAACAATGGCGGCAGCCACCATCAGCGAACGCAACATCGTGCGACGGCTCAGATTGCGAGGATTAGGCACAGGATCAGTCATTTCCTTAGGCTCCCGGAATATTTGCGGCACCGGCCAACAGCTCGGGGCATGGTTCGGTGTATCGCACGGAGACTAATTCGTCCCCTTCAAAATCAAAGCTGGTGATGGATGCCAGGGTGCACTCCCGCTGGCGAGGGTCATGCCATAGGGGCTTCTTCTCAGCTGCGCGGCGGGTTACCCAGATAGGCAACTGGTGGCTGACGATAATGACTTCGGCACCTTCGCCGTGTTCGGCAACAGCAGCCCGACGGTGGCCATCCATGGCTTCGCGCATGCGCTGCACCTGCTCCGCATAAGGCTCGCCCCATGAAGGCTTCAGCGGGTTGACCAGCAGGGGCCAGTACTTCGGCTGGCGGAGGTGGTCTGCGACCTTGGACAGGCCCTGGAGCTTATTGCCCGCTTCGATGACACGATCTTCAGTGTGAATCGGAAGGTCCAGGGCGCGGCTTGTAGGTGCAGCGGTCTGCTGTGCACGGATCAGCGGAGAGGCTACAAGCCGGACCAGATTGGCCCCGTCGGCTTGGCGCTGCGCGAAGAATTCGCCAGCAGCATCAGCCATCTTGAAACCGAGGTCCGAAAGCCCGAAACCTGGGATCCGTCCGTAGAGAATACGGTCAGGGTTGTAAACTTCCCCGTGGCGCAACAAATGGACGGTCGATAAAGGCATGCTTCCAGTGTCTCAAAAATTCAGTGCGAAATAGACATATTGTGTCCACCGTCAACTATTCACAGCGCATGCATGGGATTCCCATATGGAAAAACCATCCTTTCGGAG encodes:
- a CDS encoding DUF4229 domain-containing protein, with amino-acid sequence MQFLKYTVLRLGIFCAVFLGLWLGLSWPIFIAGIIGLIFAFAIAYLFFNNLRLKANEDVRNAFNKTSANKTSKQLAEEAIEDEFDESRRKTQPPAE
- a CDS encoding PLDc N-terminal domain-containing protein, with amino-acid sequence MVRLLIFAAVVSVALMIYTLIECSRAQKHLVRSLPKTAWFVVIIILPLVGAILWFVLGRPVNTGNQPSAHQTAPDDDEDFLRQLEVWRRQQQREEESKTREQELKSQAKDPKRSDSPSKPEDTGSAAPEKPEHKPEDTDSDAPDSKA
- the ccsB gene encoding c-type cytochrome biogenesis protein CcsB, with product MGNAGALAPINESLGEYSQLFMLLAAMVYGVVFIIFALDLAKTNKSITEMDSAALKRDAEMLVGANGAVAGTGRKRRGASERADNISDDIVTDKMNYTEFSSKRPMARMAVVLMWLAVALHGFAVVSRALAAHRVPWGNMYEFLTTGAFVVALVYLVVLFIKDLRFMGSFISGLVTLMLCAATIGFPTPVGHLVPALQSPWIVIHVSIAVLASSLFAISFAMNVLQLLQHSRMNRLATGQSDKLPFMRVVPGAGALENFAYRINTIAFVMWTFTVMAGAIWAEAAWGRYWGWDPKEVWSFVIWVVYAGYLHARATGGWTGPRSAWLSIVGFLCVVFNFTIVNIFFNGLHSYAGV
- the resB gene encoding cytochrome c biogenesis protein ResB: MAKQQRKLKGSQDAPALGFVGFMRWIWTQLTSMSTALFLLLLLAVAAVPGSIFPQRASNPETVVQYLDQHPVAGPWLDRFQMFEVYSSVWFSAIYILLFVSLVGCIVPRVKKHAQALRTPPPRTPARLDRLPQYASHEILEGEADTPDEDQVIDDSFKILKKRGYRVERRNDAGVRSVSAERGYTREIGNLLFHISLIGVLVSAAIGGAFGYTGQRVLVEGETFVNSLVAYDSFTPGTTFNADKLPGYSVKLDKFDIIFDRESESHFGQPLDFTAHVQVRKDAQSDPVKQDLKVNHPLRINGADVYLVGNGYAPVITVRDGKGNVAYSGPAVSVPQDSVYTSMFVLKVPDAVPDQLGFQGFLLPTALVDENGFGISGDPNAINPQLHLNSFYGNLGLDNGNPQNVFVLDTEKMKALNSRELDAGGIILEAGQTYQLPDGKGSISFDDLKRYVALDVNYDPGKLPIGIFAALALLGLGVSLFTPRRRVWIKLKHQDGKRSIEYALLARGEDPRLEREAAELQKIFDKAWPLASQEQNQGAVNG
- a CDS encoding cytochrome c biogenesis CcdA family protein, whose product is MTSNPFADIVLDGSLLLAAPVAMLAGLVSFLSPCVLPLVPGYLGYVTGLTGADLKDHRRGRVILGILLFVLGFSIVFIAAGVLFSQATAWLKFNGSWVTQALGIVVVFMGIVFMGGFSWMQRDRKIHKKPPAGLWGAPVLGLTFGLGWAPCIGPTLSAVLIMSTGSDANVARGTLLTVFYCLGLGLPFILIALGLQRGMQALAFFRKHQVFIMRFGGALLIALGLVMVTGLWGTWVSELQNWFANEVRLPI
- a CDS encoding TlpA family protein disulfide reductase codes for the protein MTDPVPNPRNLSRRTMLRSLMVAAAIVPLAACSGKEDSLTAQANSGDGKNYIAGDGAVQEYEVSQRSEPVEIKSETYHGTAVDFSQWQGKPVVMNFWYAACAPCRIEAPDLKKLADNFGDKVEFIGVNVRDEAEAAKAFERTFDLPYESIQDTNGDVQLAMTKYVPLQAVPSTLVLDRKGRVRARVIGAVDPSTLKSLIDTALTEEL
- a CDS encoding histidine phosphatase family protein, yielding MPLSTVHLLRHGEVYNPDRILYGRIPGFGLSDLGFKMADAAGEFFAQRQADGANLVRLVASPLIRAQQTAAPTSRALDLPIHTEDRVIEAGNKLQGLSKVADHLRQPKYWPLLVNPLKPSWGEPYAEQVQRMREAMDGHRRAAVAEHGEGAEVIIVSHQLPIWVTRRAAEKKPLWHDPRQRECTLASITSFDFEGDELVSVRYTEPCPELLAGAANIPGA